In Thermocrinis minervae, a single genomic region encodes these proteins:
- a CDS encoding DHA2 family efflux MFS transporter permease subunit: MKEIPFHESITPLERVILTFSLVVGVFMAILDTTIVDIIVPKLTAPLSTDIYGAQWVITSYMTASAVGILMVEHLERLLGLKKVFILGLTFFTVASLFCGQANSLEFMVFWRAVQGLGEAFIVISAESLLFSAYAPEKRGVAMGIYGLGVSFAPALGPTLGGWLTEHLNWRFVFYINVPIGILNILLTLLFVKEYRTANKHQPFNVVSFLFLATATVSLLIVLSKGQQLGWFSSDFILWMACLSTLSFLLFLLSELSSEHPLVDFSTLKVKEFLVSLFVYCFVLGFSMYQVFYLIPLYFENLKQIGTFQTGLAILPMALTIGMSSPIAGALADKKSPLIPLSIAIPVYLFSSLYLIPKADFYMPTAQTKVYLVILAVGMGFFFAPITLMALNRVGEEKRTLAVSFMHYIRFVGGSFGTAMATNHLQGYMWENFQRTSEIQEHFYILEYLKAVPETIFYNLQVLFAYSNAFKMAFTFAGLWAVPGLLALLLLFKPKSVLSGLLKVRG; encoded by the coding sequence GTGAAGGAGATCCCCTTCCACGAGAGTATAACTCCGTTGGAAAGAGTAATACTTACCTTCAGCCTTGTAGTGGGCGTCTTCATGGCCATTCTAGACACCACCATAGTGGACATAATAGTCCCAAAGCTTACAGCTCCCCTAAGCACAGACATATACGGAGCTCAGTGGGTGATAACCTCCTACATGACAGCTTCAGCTGTAGGTATACTCATGGTGGAGCATCTGGAAAGACTGCTGGGGCTAAAGAAGGTCTTCATCCTTGGGCTTACCTTCTTTACGGTAGCTTCCCTATTCTGTGGTCAGGCCAACAGTCTGGAGTTTATGGTCTTTTGGAGAGCAGTGCAGGGACTAGGAGAGGCCTTCATAGTCATAAGCGCCGAGAGCCTTCTCTTTAGTGCCTATGCTCCTGAAAAGAGGGGAGTGGCCATGGGTATATATGGGCTAGGAGTTAGCTTCGCTCCGGCCCTAGGTCCTACCTTAGGAGGTTGGCTCACAGAGCATCTAAACTGGAGGTTTGTCTTCTACATAAACGTGCCCATAGGTATACTGAACATCTTACTTACCCTTCTATTTGTTAAGGAATACAGGACAGCAAACAAACACCAACCTTTTAACGTAGTGTCCTTTCTGTTTTTGGCCACTGCTACCGTAAGCCTGCTTATAGTCCTGTCTAAGGGTCAGCAACTTGGTTGGTTTTCTTCAGACTTTATCCTCTGGATGGCCTGTCTGAGTACCCTTTCTTTCCTGCTCTTTCTACTAAGCGAACTATCCTCAGAACATCCACTGGTGGACTTTTCCACGCTTAAGGTAAAGGAGTTTTTAGTCTCTCTCTTTGTCTACTGCTTTGTGCTTGGCTTTTCTATGTACCAAGTCTTTTACCTTATACCTCTTTACTTTGAGAACCTAAAGCAGATAGGTACTTTTCAGACGGGTCTGGCCATACTTCCTATGGCCCTAACCATAGGTATGTCTTCTCCCATAGCTGGAGCCTTGGCAGACAAAAAGTCTCCACTCATACCTCTCTCTATAGCCATACCCGTGTACCTCTTTTCCTCCCTCTACCTCATCCCAAAAGCAGACTTCTACATGCCTACGGCTCAGACAAAGGTCTACCTGGTGATACTAGCTGTAGGCATGGGCTTCTTCTTTGCACCCATAACCTTGATGGCCCTCAACAGGGTGGGAGAGGAGAAAAGAACTCTTGCCGTGAGCTTCATGCACTACATAAGGTTCGTAGGTGGTTCCTTCGGTACAGCTATGGCTACCAACCACCTTCAGGGCTACATGTGGGAAAACTTTCAAAGAACCTCAGAGATACAGGAGCACTTTTACATACTTGAGTACCTAAAGGCTGTTCCTGAGACCATCTTTTACAACTTGCAGGTGCTGTTTGCCTATTCAAATGCTTTTAAGATGGCCTTTACCTTCGCTGGCCTGTGGGCGGTGCCAGGGCTTTTGGCCCTACTTTTACTCTTCAAGCCTAAGTCTGTGCTCTCTGGCCTCCTTAAGGTAAGAGGTTAG
- a CDS encoding MoaD/ThiS family protein yields the protein MKLTVEFRGKQVELEFEKDKVTALDVLKALGLSREYAFVVKNSQIADEKESISPEDKVKVVSAISGG from the coding sequence ATGAAGCTTACAGTTGAGTTCAGAGGAAAGCAGGTAGAGTTAGAGTTTGAAAAGGATAAGGTAACGGCCTTAGACGTGCTTAAGGCCCTTGGACTCTCTAGAGAGTATGCATTTGTGGTCAAAAACTCTCAGATAGCAGATGAGAAGGAATCTATAAGCCCTGAGGATAAAGTAAAAGTAGTAAGTGCCATATCGGGTGGATGA
- a CDS encoding KamA family radical SAM protein, translating into MRNFFKDVPEHLWRDYKWQVQNRIKTKEELKRYIKLLPEEEEGIDRTKGIYPMAITPHYLSLIDPEDPQDPIRLQAIPRAVEMDKELQEKGQENPFNEESLIPGLTHRYPDRVLLNLTTFCAVYCRHCMRKRIFLEGERARTKQEIDLMLNYIRENPQIREVILSGGEPLSLSNEKLNYILSELRKIDHVELIRIHTRLLVLAPQRFFEEELLDILERHSPIWIMTHFNHPREISPESEEAVEKLLRRGVPVNNQAVLLKGINDDPEVMLKLSRELLRIKVRPVYLFHADPIKGAMHFRTSIEAGLRIIEYMRGRISGMGIPTYAVDLPGGKGKVPILPEYLVEKRQDNVYIFRSPFGSFVEYRL; encoded by the coding sequence ATGAGAAACTTCTTCAAGGATGTACCAGAACACCTTTGGAGAGACTACAAGTGGCAGGTGCAGAACAGGATAAAGACCAAAGAGGAGTTAAAGAGATACATAAAGCTCCTGCCTGAAGAAGAGGAAGGAATAGATAGGACGAAAGGCATCTACCCTATGGCCATAACACCCCATTACCTTTCCCTCATAGACCCTGAGGATCCACAGGATCCCATAAGGCTCCAGGCCATTCCACGCGCTGTTGAGATGGATAAAGAGCTGCAAGAAAAGGGCCAGGAGAATCCTTTCAACGAGGAGAGTCTAATACCTGGTCTTACCCATAGGTACCCTGACAGGGTGCTTTTGAACCTCACCACCTTCTGCGCAGTGTACTGCAGACACTGCATGAGGAAGAGGATCTTCTTGGAAGGTGAAAGGGCAAGAACAAAGCAAGAGATAGATCTAATGCTGAACTACATAAGGGAAAATCCTCAGATAAGGGAAGTTATACTATCCGGCGGTGAGCCCCTCTCCCTTTCCAACGAAAAGCTAAACTACATCCTTTCGGAGCTAAGGAAAATAGACCATGTAGAACTCATAAGGATACATACAAGGCTTTTGGTGTTGGCTCCTCAGAGGTTTTTTGAAGAAGAGCTTTTAGATATCCTTGAAAGACACTCCCCCATATGGATCATGACCCACTTCAACCATCCCAGGGAAATAAGCCCAGAGTCTGAAGAAGCTGTAGAAAAACTTCTAAGACGTGGAGTGCCTGTGAATAACCAGGCTGTCCTTCTCAAGGGTATAAACGATGACCCCGAAGTGATGCTCAAGCTTTCAAGAGAGCTTTTGAGGATAAAGGTAAGGCCTGTGTACCTCTTCCACGCGGACCCTATAAAAGGTGCTATGCACTTCAGGACTAGCATAGAGGCTGGCCTTAGGATAATAGAGTACATGAGGGGGAGGATATCGGGTATGGGTATACCTACCTACGCAGTGGACTTGCCAGGCGGTAAAGGTAAGGTACCTATACTACCTGAATACCTGGTGGAGAAAAGACAGGACAACGTCTACATCTTTAGAAGTCCCTTTGGATCCTTCGTGGAGTACAGACTGTGA
- a CDS encoding prephenate dehydrogenase translates to MFKRVAIVGVGFMGGSFALALREAVKGVEILGVDINPKALEKALDLKVIDRAYERLDDLENVGLVVLASPVRTFYNIAKSLKQVLDDQTIVTDMGSVKGKLVYELENILGKKFVGGHPIAGTEKSGVENSRKDLFKGKRFILTPTPNTDQEAKRKVSELWSLLGSYVEEMDPYVHDYVFGCVSHLPHAVAFALIDALINLKKDVDLFKYPGAGFRDFTRIAASDPIMWRDIFLENKENVLTAIDVYISSLQKLVDLIREGREEELTSYLKEAREHRLRLEE, encoded by the coding sequence ATGTTTAAAAGAGTTGCCATCGTTGGAGTTGGCTTCATGGGTGGCTCCTTTGCTCTAGCCCTGAGGGAAGCTGTAAAGGGTGTAGAGATCCTCGGCGTGGACATAAACCCAAAGGCTCTTGAAAAGGCTCTAGATCTTAAAGTGATAGATAGGGCCTACGAAAGACTTGACGATTTAGAAAACGTTGGCCTGGTAGTGCTTGCCTCTCCTGTTAGGACCTTCTACAACATAGCCAAAAGCCTTAAACAAGTTCTAGATGATCAGACTATAGTAACGGACATGGGAAGCGTTAAAGGGAAGCTTGTCTATGAGCTTGAAAACATACTAGGAAAAAAGTTTGTGGGTGGGCATCCTATAGCGGGCACAGAGAAGTCTGGGGTGGAGAACAGTAGGAAAGATCTATTCAAAGGTAAAAGGTTCATCCTAACGCCCACACCCAATACAGACCAAGAAGCCAAGAGGAAGGTATCCGAGCTCTGGAGCCTTTTAGGATCCTACGTTGAAGAGATGGACCCTTACGTCCACGACTACGTCTTTGGCTGTGTTTCCCACCTTCCCCACGCTGTAGCCTTTGCCCTTATAGACGCCCTCATAAACCTTAAAAAAGATGTGGATCTCTTTAAGTATCCTGGTGCAGGCTTTAGGGACTTTACGCGCATAGCCGCCTCGGACCCCATCATGTGGAGAGACATATTCCTAGAAAACAAGGAAAACGTTCTTACGGCTATTGATGTGTATATCAGCTCTTTACAGAAGCTTGTAGACCTCATAAGGGAAGGCAGGGAAGAGGAGCTAACCTCTTACCTTAAGGAGGCCAGAGAGCACAGACTTAGGCTTGAAGAGTAA
- a CDS encoding efflux RND transporter permease subunit, translating into MKALTETILRYRFVILAMMVSVFLYGLYSLRKIPLDAIPDLTDTQVIIYSEWMGQVPQVIEDQLTYPLVSSMLGLPRVKAVRGYSVPNYSLVYVIFEDGTDVYWARSRVLEKLSSVRSLLPAQAKVELGPDATGVGWVLQYVLYSPTRSLDELWSLQNFYVRYALLSVPNVAEVASVGGFEREFRVVLRPEHLMHYGISLEDVARAVNGSNLETGGKYVEINSREYSIRARGYVKDKRDIEEAVIKEVNGVPIRVRDVAQVVETPALRMGTADYNGLGNTVGGIVVIRYGADAYHTIQEVKKKIQQIQAGLPQDVKLVVVYDRSDLIERAIKHLWRVLIEESLIVVLIVGLFLFSLGLSFSVVLFLVLSLFGTFVLMKHSGINSNIMSLGGVAIAIGTMVDAGIVLVEAYSRKREEGKEVVEALVEATQEIGKPIFFALLVVAVSFVPMLALKGQTGRLFGPLVLTKTYAMLVASALSITVFPVLIYYLGRKKPIPEERNPIVRLLVKLYTPLFYMSIKLRYLMLLAAIFAVPASYLLFVTLGREFMPDLREGSILYMPTTAPGISIQEAQRLLTLQDRIIKSFPEVEAVFGKAGRANTPTDPAPLSMIETTIVLKPESQWREGMTYERLIAELDKALQLPGVVNSWTMPIKGRIDMISTGIRTPLGVKVFGKDLQTLTELSLQIEQALKGVDGIMSVYADRPMGATYVEIIPDREKLYMYGLSLEEVTKAVEMLLANSPVSVYVSGRERYSITLGVPRDYRQDIENLFLPLKDKLVPIKAIAKVEKREGPMEIKSENGLLVNYVYVTPKPNASLGKVIEEGDRRIRQMVDLPKGYYYQWSGQWEYWKSAVEDLKLIVPLVLISIVVLVYISLGRLFETLLVLSTLPSSLLGGLILMHLFGHKLSVASIAGFLALLGIAAEMGIVMVVYIMRSIEEGKGIYEGAVKRIRPKSMTMLAIVAGLLPAVYLPGTGSEVISRIAIPMLGGVISSFLTALFVIPAVYSLARKDRLS; encoded by the coding sequence ATGAAAGCTTTGACGGAGACCATCCTGCGCTATCGCTTTGTGATTCTGGCCATGATGGTCTCAGTTTTCCTCTACGGGCTTTATTCCCTTAGGAAGATACCCCTTGATGCCATACCAGACCTTACAGACACCCAAGTCATCATCTACTCCGAATGGATGGGACAGGTACCTCAGGTGATAGAGGACCAGCTTACGTATCCATTGGTTTCCAGTATGCTCGGGCTTCCAAGGGTGAAGGCAGTGAGGGGCTACTCGGTCCCCAACTACTCTTTGGTCTACGTCATATTTGAAGATGGTACAGATGTATACTGGGCAAGGTCGAGGGTTCTGGAAAAGCTTTCAAGCGTGAGGTCTTTACTGCCAGCTCAGGCAAAGGTAGAGCTTGGTCCAGACGCCACAGGTGTAGGGTGGGTCCTTCAGTACGTCCTTTACTCTCCTACCAGAAGTCTCGATGAGCTATGGAGCCTCCAGAACTTCTACGTGAGGTACGCCCTCCTATCCGTACCAAACGTGGCAGAGGTGGCATCGGTGGGAGGCTTTGAGAGAGAGTTTAGGGTAGTACTAAGGCCTGAACACCTTATGCATTATGGGATCTCCCTTGAGGATGTGGCCAGGGCTGTAAATGGTTCTAACCTAGAGACTGGTGGCAAGTATGTGGAGATAAACTCAAGGGAATACTCAATAAGGGCAAGAGGGTACGTAAAAGACAAGAGGGATATAGAGGAAGCAGTTATAAAGGAGGTAAACGGTGTACCCATAAGGGTAAGGGATGTAGCCCAGGTGGTCGAAACTCCAGCGCTCAGGATGGGTACAGCAGACTACAACGGGCTTGGCAACACGGTGGGTGGTATAGTGGTGATAAGGTACGGAGCGGACGCCTACCATACCATACAGGAAGTGAAAAAGAAGATCCAGCAGATACAGGCAGGACTTCCTCAAGATGTAAAGCTCGTAGTGGTCTACGACAGATCAGACCTTATAGAGAGGGCCATAAAACACCTATGGAGGGTGTTAATAGAGGAATCCCTAATAGTTGTCCTCATAGTGGGTCTTTTCCTGTTTAGCCTCGGGCTTAGCTTCTCTGTAGTCTTATTCTTGGTGCTTTCTCTGTTTGGAACCTTTGTACTCATGAAACACTCAGGGATAAACTCCAACATCATGTCCCTAGGTGGTGTAGCCATAGCCATAGGGACCATGGTGGATGCCGGTATAGTACTCGTGGAAGCATACTCGAGGAAGAGGGAGGAGGGTAAAGAAGTGGTTGAGGCCCTAGTGGAGGCCACGCAGGAGATAGGAAAGCCCATATTCTTTGCCCTTCTTGTGGTAGCTGTTTCCTTCGTACCCATGCTGGCACTAAAGGGACAGACGGGTAGACTCTTCGGCCCCTTGGTCCTCACAAAAACCTATGCTATGCTCGTTGCTTCTGCACTTTCTATCACCGTGTTTCCAGTCCTCATCTATTACCTAGGTAGGAAGAAGCCCATCCCCGAGGAGAGGAACCCCATAGTCAGGCTTCTGGTGAAACTCTACACACCCTTGTTTTACATGTCCATCAAGCTTAGGTATCTCATGTTGCTAGCAGCCATCTTTGCTGTACCTGCCTCTTACCTTCTGTTCGTTACGCTCGGTAGGGAATTTATGCCAGACCTGAGGGAGGGCTCAATCCTTTATATGCCCACCACCGCACCCGGCATATCCATACAGGAAGCTCAAAGACTTTTAACCCTACAGGACAGGATCATAAAAAGCTTTCCTGAGGTAGAGGCAGTCTTTGGGAAGGCAGGAAGAGCAAACACACCAACAGATCCAGCTCCTCTCTCCATGATAGAGACCACCATAGTCCTAAAGCCAGAAAGCCAATGGAGAGAGGGAATGACCTACGAAAGACTCATAGCTGAGCTGGACAAAGCCCTCCAACTTCCTGGAGTAGTAAACAGCTGGACCATGCCAATAAAAGGCAGAATAGACATGATAAGCACAGGCATAAGGACTCCCCTGGGTGTAAAGGTATTCGGAAAGGACCTTCAGACCTTAACGGAGCTAAGCCTCCAGATAGAACAAGCCCTTAAGGGTGTTGATGGCATAATGAGCGTGTACGCAGACAGACCAATGGGTGCCACTTACGTGGAGATAATACCAGACAGGGAAAAACTCTACATGTATGGCCTCTCCCTTGAGGAAGTTACCAAAGCCGTTGAAATGCTACTGGCCAACAGCCCAGTGTCTGTGTACGTAAGTGGAAGGGAGAGATACTCCATAACCCTAGGAGTACCAAGGGACTACAGACAGGACATAGAAAACCTTTTCCTACCCTTAAAGGACAAGCTCGTACCCATAAAGGCCATAGCTAAGGTAGAGAAAAGGGAAGGACCCATGGAGATAAAGTCGGAAAACGGCCTACTTGTAAACTACGTCTACGTGACCCCAAAGCCTAACGCCAGTCTGGGCAAGGTAATAGAGGAAGGAGACAGAAGGATAAGGCAGATGGTGGATCTTCCAAAGGGCTACTATTACCAATGGAGCGGCCAGTGGGAGTACTGGAAAAGCGCAGTGGAGGACCTTAAGCTCATCGTCCCCCTCGTACTCATCAGCATAGTTGTCCTTGTGTACATAAGTCTTGGAAGGCTCTTTGAAACCCTTCTAGTCCTCTCTACACTACCCTCATCCTTGCTAGGTGGCCTCATCCTCATGCACCTCTTTGGGCACAAGCTCTCCGTTGCCTCTATAGCAGGTTTCTTGGCCCTGCTGGGCATAGCTGCAGAGATGGGTATAGTCATGGTGGTCTACATAATGAGGTCTATCGAGGAGGGAAAGGGTATATACGAAGGTGCTGTAAAAAGGATAAGACCAAAGAGCATGACCATGCTGGCAATAGTGGCAGGCCTCCTACCCGCCGTCTACCTTCCTGGAACAGGCTCTGAAGTCATCTCCCGCATAGCCATACCCATGCTTGGTGGTGTCATAAGCAGCTTTCTAACAGCCCTCTTTGTGATACCAGCCGTATACTCCCTCGCAAGAAAAGACAGACTAAGTTAG
- a CDS encoding metallophosphoesterase: MLWFVLVFLSVYMLMNIYAYKRLFSPLGGSFKVLGLMLVSYGWLSPILWRWADGNLSAGVTFSLAFTSLLWMGFVVYVVFFSMLFDLYKLMANMLKLPRLSAKSTALAVFVLSLLLSVYSYYETLRLRVERIVFYTDKIPKGSRIKVLHISDLHLGPVMGMDKVRLVLDVYNRERPDMVVSTGDLVDGSMKGKEELAEALAQMKPPLGKYAVLGNHEYYRGWLQAMEFTKKAGFVVLRDSYFQLDGLMTIVGVDDEDCKLVNACTGVDEVRLLKETPKIGYVLLLKHRPKLDPSLVGEFDLMLSGHTHGGVYYPVGKLILTKLFETDRGLKYLGRGSYLFVSMGVGTGGPPMRFLSPPDVAIVEIVGRP, encoded by the coding sequence ATGCTCTGGTTTGTCCTTGTCTTCCTAAGTGTGTACATGCTTATGAACATCTACGCGTACAAAAGGCTCTTTTCACCTTTGGGTGGTAGCTTTAAGGTCCTTGGTCTTATGCTTGTCTCCTACGGATGGCTTTCTCCTATCCTTTGGAGATGGGCAGATGGCAACTTGTCTGCTGGTGTAACCTTTAGCTTGGCTTTTACGAGCCTTCTCTGGATGGGTTTTGTAGTGTACGTGGTGTTCTTCTCCATGCTTTTTGACCTCTACAAGCTAATGGCAAATATGCTAAAGCTTCCTAGGCTTTCGGCAAAAAGTACAGCCTTAGCTGTGTTTGTTCTTTCCCTTCTGCTTTCTGTTTACAGCTACTACGAGACTCTGAGGCTCAGGGTTGAGAGGATAGTTTTCTACACGGACAAGATACCAAAGGGTAGTAGGATAAAGGTGCTCCACATATCCGACCTTCATCTAGGGCCTGTCATGGGTATGGACAAAGTCAGGCTTGTGTTGGACGTTTACAACAGGGAAAGGCCAGACATGGTTGTATCTACAGGGGATCTGGTGGATGGAAGCATGAAGGGAAAGGAAGAGCTCGCTGAAGCTCTTGCTCAGATGAAGCCACCCCTTGGCAAGTACGCAGTCCTTGGAAACCACGAGTACTACAGAGGTTGGCTCCAGGCCATGGAGTTTACAAAGAAGGCTGGTTTTGTGGTGCTTAGGGACTCTTACTTTCAATTGGATGGGCTTATGACCATCGTAGGCGTGGACGATGAGGACTGCAAGCTAGTAAATGCCTGCACAGGTGTGGATGAGGTGAGACTGCTCAAGGAAACTCCAAAGATAGGTTACGTGCTGCTTCTCAAGCACAGGCCTAAACTTGATCCTTCTCTTGTGGGTGAGTTTGATCTTATGCTGTCGGGACATACCCATGGGGGTGTTTACTATCCTGTTGGCAAGCTAATACTGACCAAACTCTTCGAGACGGACAGGGGTCTAAAGTACCTTGGTAGAGGTAGCTACCTGTTCGTCAGCATGGGTGTGGGTACGGGAGGTCCTCCCATGAGGTTCTTATCTCCTCCAGACGTGGCTATCGTTGAGATTGTAGGCAGGCCCTGA
- a CDS encoding TolC family protein, with the protein MLLLVLLFLGISYAGQLEELINTALENSPRLKRYDYLASSAIKRGKYSLSLPNPVFYFGLSNLPTSKLYPTSKEPMSGYTIGISQMYTLPIKRQLENSVYKSQREEIRKDLEVEKKELIRDLKVKYLEWLYTFKREELLKKNLSEAAFLIRLAEENYRYAKATLSDVILARTKRIELESMLVGLQEERKTLEEEISYLVGKRVDLRPEEVDFHAPNTEDLSHSPYLERIKAQVERLKAELQRLKVEHYPDLELMLEYMVRPAMDNLVSLRVGFTIPVWKGKKEDLAVLSKEEEIRSKLEELKDTQLRLIREMNELKVQLEAKKRILKLLDDLLKEKETEAKALELAYTYSKADLRDVVKLYQELWDLRMKRLEVELSIQKLYPALEALI; encoded by the coding sequence ATGCTGCTTTTAGTACTATTATTCTTGGGAATTTCGTATGCAGGACAGCTGGAAGAGCTAATAAATACAGCTCTTGAAAACTCACCAAGACTAAAAAGGTATGATTATCTTGCGTCATCAGCAATAAAAAGGGGAAAATATTCTCTGTCTTTGCCGAATCCTGTATTTTACTTTGGTCTTAGCAACCTTCCCACCAGTAAGCTATACCCCACGAGCAAGGAACCCATGAGTGGTTACACCATCGGTATATCCCAGATGTACACACTTCCAATAAAAAGACAACTGGAGAACAGTGTTTACAAAAGCCAAAGGGAAGAGATAAGAAAAGACCTTGAAGTAGAAAAGAAGGAACTCATAAGGGACCTAAAGGTTAAGTACCTTGAGTGGCTATACACCTTTAAGAGAGAAGAACTCTTGAAGAAAAACCTCTCAGAGGCAGCCTTCCTGATAAGACTGGCTGAGGAGAACTACAGGTACGCCAAAGCCACCCTGTCAGACGTGATACTGGCAAGGACCAAAAGGATAGAGCTTGAGAGCATGCTAGTAGGCCTTCAAGAGGAGAGGAAAACCCTTGAGGAGGAGATCTCCTACCTTGTGGGGAAAAGGGTAGACCTAAGGCCTGAGGAGGTAGACTTCCATGCACCGAACACAGAAGACTTATCCCATAGCCCTTACCTTGAGAGGATAAAAGCGCAAGTAGAAAGGCTTAAAGCAGAACTACAGAGACTAAAAGTAGAACACTACCCTGATCTGGAGCTCATGCTTGAGTACATGGTAAGGCCGGCCATGGATAACCTAGTAAGCCTAAGGGTGGGCTTCACCATACCCGTGTGGAAGGGCAAGAAAGAAGACCTTGCTGTGCTTTCAAAGGAGGAGGAGATAAGGTCCAAGCTCGAGGAGCTAAAAGATACGCAGCTTAGACTCATAAGGGAGATGAACGAGCTAAAGGTCCAGCTGGAGGCAAAGAAAAGGATCCTTAAGCTCCTTGATGACCTCCTTAAAGAGAAAGAGACAGAAGCGAAGGCCCTTGAGCTCGCTTACACATATTCAAAAGCAGACCTAAGGGATGTTGTGAAACTCTATCAAGAACTTTGGGACCTGAGGATGAAAAGGCTGGAGGTTGAGCTCTCCATCCAGAAGCTTTACCCTGCCTTGGAGGCGCTGATATGA
- a CDS encoding efflux RND transporter periplasmic adaptor subunit: MKCCENGGNTSTKKWVFLTLMILVIALGSLFVYQQLKHRTADQSLGTPLFTLEDQGVKVEVFSKKGSIDVGKQDLTIRVSGGDLKSLYLYMPPMPGMGEMREDATIQKVSDGVYNATLNVSMAGSWQLFVQVDGKVLKKDISVPFAGQRTAVDDQSQIVVNTKAMQLIGIQTHEVSYMDLSESFSVVGYVSYDLSHVHQITLRSDAWVLDTFSRFEGELVKRGTPLMKVLSPEVRIAQEELNLAKSLGRQDIERLSKEKLSYLHAGQVVTSPVNGLILEKKVNPGGFLKAGEVAYTLVDLSNLWVVAEVPLEFSSYLKKGMKVLVKPVGEEKLYEGRVDYIFPVADKEARTVKARISLRGASLKINQLVEVIFETQPVRVLAVPESAVVDTGRRQVVFVQKGEGMYEPRQIKLGRRFQDYYEVLDGLSEGERVVVKGTFFLDSEAQIKGLYGGEEKSHEHHHH; the protein is encoded by the coding sequence ATGAAGTGTTGCGAAAACGGTGGAAACACCAGCACAAAGAAGTGGGTCTTTCTGACTTTGATGATACTTGTAATCGCTCTCGGTAGTCTGTTCGTATACCAACAGCTGAAACATAGAACTGCGGACCAAAGCCTAGGCACACCCTTGTTTACTTTAGAGGATCAAGGGGTAAAGGTAGAGGTTTTCTCTAAGAAAGGAAGCATAGACGTAGGAAAGCAGGACCTCACTATTAGGGTGAGTGGTGGAGATCTGAAGAGCCTTTACCTGTACATGCCCCCTATGCCAGGCATGGGTGAGATGAGGGAAGACGCAACCATACAAAAGGTCTCAGATGGAGTATACAACGCCACGTTAAACGTAAGCATGGCAGGTTCCTGGCAGCTTTTCGTACAAGTAGACGGAAAGGTTCTAAAGAAGGACATCTCTGTACCCTTCGCAGGACAAAGGACAGCAGTAGATGATCAAAGCCAGATAGTCGTGAATACAAAAGCTATGCAGCTCATAGGCATACAGACGCACGAGGTCTCATACATGGACCTCTCGGAGAGCTTTTCCGTAGTGGGATACGTTTCCTACGACCTTTCACATGTGCATCAGATAACCTTAAGGTCAGACGCTTGGGTACTGGACACCTTCTCAAGGTTTGAAGGAGAGCTTGTGAAGAGGGGAACACCCCTTATGAAGGTACTAAGCCCAGAGGTCCGAATAGCCCAAGAGGAGTTAAACTTAGCCAAAAGCCTAGGAAGACAAGATATAGAAAGGCTTTCAAAAGAGAAGCTCTCTTACCTCCATGCTGGCCAGGTGGTAACCTCTCCTGTCAACGGGCTCATACTGGAGAAGAAGGTAAACCCAGGAGGATTTTTGAAGGCTGGAGAGGTGGCCTACACCTTGGTAGACCTTTCCAACCTTTGGGTAGTGGCGGAGGTTCCCTTAGAGTTTTCAAGCTACCTAAAAAAGGGTATGAAGGTTCTCGTTAAGCCCGTAGGTGAAGAGAAACTTTACGAAGGTAGGGTGGATTACATATTCCCAGTGGCTGACAAGGAGGCCAGGACCGTAAAGGCAAGGATAAGCCTAAGGGGTGCGAGCCTTAAGATAAACCAGCTCGTGGAGGTCATTTTTGAGACTCAACCTGTTAGGGTTTTGGCTGTACCAGAAAGTGCAGTAGTGGACACGGGCAGGAGGCAGGTGGTCTTTGTCCAAAAGGGAGAAGGTATGTACGAACCAAGGCAGATAAAGCTTGGAAGAAGGTTCCAGGACTACTACGAAGTCCTGGACGGACTATCGGAAGGTGAAAGGGTGGTAGTAAAGGGCACCTTCTTCTTAGACTCGGAAGCACAGATAAAGGGCCTCTATGGAGGAGAGGAGAAATCTCATGAACACCACCATCACTAA